From a region of the Paenibacillus segetis genome:
- a CDS encoding GNAT family N-acetyltransferase, protein MITYKPLSELPLKEVSELWNKAFEGYIVNASMSLDRFIARTVSEGLSLEHSFACYVEGEQAGIVMEGFREFSGKKIAWNGGTAVVPAFRGKRIGSAMMAKNQEINEGLSVEYAYLEAISTNESAIRLYETMNYELMDRLVLLSNEQKLEMTDWSAHSFAVKKGLAIEAGSLSFYNPGEVWQAQLPSLKDGESVVVYDGQVAVGYGLFRRSFDSFGKLTGITLIRCEVAPNRKDKEDIMKATLCEIWQPTLSCKRNAHNIRASNNLLIELLKQLDFNVYMEQVLMVQQLDK, encoded by the coding sequence ATGATTACCTATAAACCACTCAGTGAACTACCTTTAAAGGAAGTATCTGAACTTTGGAACAAAGCGTTCGAAGGTTACATAGTAAATGCCTCGATGAGTCTGGATCGTTTTATTGCGCGAACAGTTAGTGAAGGATTATCGCTTGAACACTCGTTTGCATGTTATGTAGAAGGTGAGCAAGCAGGTATCGTTATGGAGGGATTCCGTGAGTTTTCAGGTAAGAAAATTGCATGGAATGGAGGAACTGCGGTAGTTCCAGCTTTTCGTGGTAAACGGATCGGCTCAGCTATGATGGCAAAGAACCAAGAGATCAACGAAGGACTTTCGGTGGAATACGCCTATTTGGAAGCGATTAGCACAAATGAGTCGGCGATCCGGTTATATGAAACCATGAATTATGAGCTAATGGATCGGCTTGTTTTATTATCGAACGAACAGAAGTTAGAAATGACTGATTGGTCTGCACATTCATTTGCGGTGAAGAAGGGGTTGGCAATAGAAGCTGGATCATTATCGTTCTACAACCCGGGTGAGGTTTGGCAAGCTCAATTACCGAGTCTTAAGGATGGCGAAAGTGTTGTCGTGTACGATGGACAGGTGGCGGTTGGTTATGGGCTATTTCGGCGGTCATTTGACTCATTCGGTAAACTGACAGGAATTACACTTATTCGATGTGAAGTAGCGCCTAATCGCAAGGATAAGGAAGATATTATGAAGGCCACATTGTGTGAAATTTGGCAGCCAACCTTGTCCTGTAAACGTAATGCGCATAATATTCGTGCTTCAAATAACCTGTTAATTGAATTACTTAAGCAATTGGATTTTAACGTATACATGGAACAGGTGCTAATGGTGCAGCAGTTGGATAAATG
- a CDS encoding M3 family oligoendopeptidase: protein MKYTEYSYERPDVKAFELKFKELLAAFNSASSYEEQDIAMTNINKLRSEFDTMQTIASIRHSIDTTDDFYKAENDYFDEFGPVVQEYINDYYKALVQSTFRTELEKKWGTQLFQLAELSLKTFSPEIIEDLQLENKLQTEYTQLIASAKIQFEGEERTLSQLTPFSQSTDRDTRKRAEEARTGFMSENEDKFDRIYDDMVKVRTKMAKKLGYNNFVELGYARMSRTDYNAEMVSNFRDQVQKYIVPVTTKLKERQRNRIGVDQLLYYDENISFKSGNATPKGDPEWIVKNGEKMYAELSPETNEFFTFMQDNELMDLVSKKGKQSGGYCTYISEHEAPFIFSNFNGTSGDIDVLTHEAGHAFQVYESRSFKVPEYSFPTYEACEIHSMSMEFFTWPWMDLFFKEDADKYRFDHLASALIFIPYGVTVDEFQHFVYSNPDATPAERKAAWRNIERKYLPHRDYADNDYLEQGAFWQKQGHIFSTPFYYIDYTLAQICAFQFWKKMHEDRTAAWSDYLHLCRQGGSKSFTELVKVAGLISPFEDGCVTSVIGSIESWLDSVDDTVL, encoded by the coding sequence ATGAAATACACGGAATATAGCTATGAACGTCCAGATGTTAAAGCTTTCGAATTGAAATTTAAAGAGTTACTTGCTGCATTTAATTCCGCGAGTAGCTATGAAGAGCAGGACATTGCTATGACTAACATTAATAAACTGCGTAGTGAGTTCGATACGATGCAAACCATCGCAAGTATCCGTCATTCCATTGATACGACAGACGATTTCTACAAGGCTGAGAATGATTATTTTGACGAGTTTGGACCGGTTGTTCAAGAATACATAAACGATTATTATAAGGCATTAGTACAATCGACATTTAGAACCGAATTAGAGAAAAAATGGGGTACTCAACTATTCCAACTTGCTGAATTGTCGCTCAAAACGTTCAGTCCAGAAATTATTGAGGATTTACAATTGGAGAATAAGCTGCAAACGGAATACACGCAGCTCATTGCATCTGCGAAGATTCAATTTGAAGGCGAAGAGCGCACCTTATCTCAATTGACACCTTTTTCGCAATCTACTGATCGTGATACTCGGAAGAGAGCTGAAGAGGCAAGAACTGGATTCATGTCCGAAAATGAGGACAAATTCGATCGTATTTACGACGATATGGTTAAAGTGCGGACGAAGATGGCAAAGAAACTCGGTTATAATAACTTTGTTGAACTTGGTTACGCTAGAATGTCCCGTACGGATTATAATGCCGAGATGGTGTCCAATTTCCGCGATCAAGTGCAGAAATATATCGTTCCAGTTACGACGAAGCTGAAGGAACGTCAACGTAATCGGATTGGCGTGGATCAATTGCTCTATTATGATGAGAACATCAGCTTTAAGTCAGGTAATGCAACGCCGAAGGGTGATCCGGAATGGATCGTGAAGAACGGGGAGAAGATGTACGCAGAGTTGTCTCCAGAGACTAACGAGTTCTTCACCTTTATGCAAGACAACGAGCTCATGGATCTCGTTAGCAAGAAAGGGAAACAAAGTGGCGGGTACTGTACTTATATCAGTGAACATGAGGCCCCGTTTATTTTCTCTAACTTTAACGGAACTTCAGGAGACATTGATGTCTTGACGCATGAAGCAGGTCACGCATTCCAAGTGTATGAGAGCAGAAGCTTCAAGGTGCCTGAATACAGCTTCCCAACCTATGAAGCATGTGAAATTCATTCCATGAGCATGGAATTCTTCACTTGGCCTTGGATGGATCTCTTCTTCAAGGAAGACGCGGATAAATATCGCTTTGATCATCTAGCAAGTGCCTTGATCTTCATACCTTATGGTGTGACGGTCGATGAATTCCAGCATTTTGTATATAGCAATCCAGATGCTACACCAGCCGAGCGGAAGGCAGCATGGCGCAATATTGAACGTAAGTATTTGCCGCATCGTGATTATGCTGACAATGATTACTTAGAACAAGGTGCCTTCTGGCAGAAGCAAGGGCATATCTTCAGTACGCCATTCTACTATATTGATTACACACTTGCTCAAATTTGTGCGTTCCAATTCTGGAAGAAGATGCACGAGGATCGTACGGCTGCTTGGTCAGATTATTTGCACCTTTGCCGTCAAGGTGGAAGCAAGTCCTTTACTGAGCTAGTTAAGGTGGCGGGATTGATCTCACCGTTTGAAGATGGCTGTGTCACATCGGTTATCGGTAGTATTGAGAGCTGGTTAGACAGTGTTGACGACACGGTTCTCTAG
- a CDS encoding ATP-dependent DNA helicase has protein sequence MNNYPFTFDPKQPFVQQASDWIADVFYEKLPEAGLELRDEQIYMAFQLERAYNEKQTIFAEAGVGTGKTMVYLLYAICYARYTRKPAVIACADESLIEQLVKPEGDIAKLAKHLDFTIDARLGKSPDQYLCLNKLDDFRTSLNNQEDDEVSHEIYRGLPSFVHSPDTMQAFYPYGNRKDYPNLNDEQWGKLGWDVFQDCMVCSRRHRCGQTLSREHYRKSTDLIICSHDFYMEHIWTYEARKREGQLPLLPEHSSVVFDEGHLLETAAQSALTYKLKHAVFESIIIRLLEGEVRESLAVAIEDAISQSEQMFHSLEKHSHKVPASDRREIILNDDLLREVNRFRDTIAIVEEELVFESGLYSLDEYQLKIVEEHLEMIHLALGLFVNPDRLISWVEESQDGIHLVIMPKLVKEVLEERVFSKRMPIVFSSATLSLNGDFTYIADSLGISNYLSFSVDSPYEYQEKMKVVLPKLVTNNHKVEKMQLALDLLHQSEGRALILFPSREEMEQFRQDILLEQVASAFRFIFEGTGEISHLISSFQNDEASILCAVTLWEGLDVPGPSLSHVMIWSLPFPSNDPVFAAKRKDTLSPFADVDMPHMLLRFKQGIGRLIRTREDQGVVTIFGEEMKDIAVKEKILALLPHGVEVEEITLDVSRQ, from the coding sequence TTGAATAACTATCCTTTTACATTTGACCCGAAACAACCGTTTGTACAGCAAGCCAGCGATTGGATTGCGGATGTTTTTTATGAGAAGCTTCCTGAGGCTGGACTTGAACTGCGGGATGAACAAATATATATGGCATTTCAATTGGAACGAGCTTATAACGAGAAGCAAACCATCTTTGCGGAAGCGGGAGTGGGAACGGGGAAAACGATGGTTTATTTGCTTTACGCGATCTGTTATGCACGATATACCCGGAAACCAGCCGTGATTGCTTGTGCGGATGAATCGTTGATCGAACAGTTAGTGAAGCCAGAAGGGGATATCGCTAAGTTGGCCAAGCATCTTGATTTCACCATTGATGCTAGACTCGGCAAATCTCCAGATCAATATCTCTGTTTAAATAAGCTGGATGATTTTAGAACAAGCCTGAATAATCAAGAAGACGACGAAGTTTCTCATGAAATCTACCGAGGGCTTCCAAGTTTTGTTCACTCTCCGGATACGATGCAAGCTTTTTACCCTTATGGGAACCGTAAGGATTATCCCAATCTAAATGATGAACAATGGGGTAAATTAGGCTGGGACGTTTTTCAAGATTGTATGGTGTGCAGTAGACGGCACCGTTGTGGGCAGACGCTTTCCCGTGAACATTACCGGAAGTCGACTGATCTCATTATTTGCTCTCACGATTTCTATATGGAACACATATGGACTTATGAGGCGAGAAAAAGAGAAGGTCAACTTCCATTGTTACCAGAGCACAGCTCAGTAGTCTTCGATGAAGGCCACTTGTTAGAGACCGCTGCACAAAGCGCGCTCACTTACAAATTGAAGCATGCTGTATTTGAAAGTATCATTATTCGCTTGCTTGAAGGGGAAGTGCGGGAGTCTTTAGCCGTCGCCATTGAAGATGCAATATCGCAAAGCGAACAAATGTTCCACTCATTGGAAAAGCATAGTCACAAGGTTCCTGCATCGGATCGTCGAGAAATTATACTAAATGATGACTTGCTACGAGAAGTGAACCGATTCCGGGACACGATTGCTATCGTCGAAGAGGAATTGGTGTTCGAGAGTGGGCTTTATTCATTGGATGAGTACCAGCTTAAGATCGTTGAAGAGCATCTGGAGATGATCCATCTTGCTTTAGGTTTGTTTGTGAACCCAGATCGTCTCATTTCATGGGTTGAAGAGAGTCAGGATGGCATTCATTTAGTGATCATGCCGAAATTGGTCAAAGAGGTGTTAGAAGAACGTGTGTTCTCCAAACGGATGCCGATCGTCTTTTCTTCAGCGACACTTTCCTTAAACGGAGACTTTACTTACATTGCAGACAGTTTAGGAATTTCAAATTACCTTTCTTTTTCGGTGGACTCTCCATATGAATATCAAGAGAAGATGAAGGTTGTACTACCGAAGCTAGTCACGAATAATCATAAAGTGGAAAAAATGCAGCTGGCGTTAGATCTATTACATCAGTCCGAAGGTAGAGCGCTTATTCTGTTCCCTTCACGTGAGGAGATGGAGCAGTTTAGGCAGGATATTCTCCTAGAGCAAGTAGCTTCGGCTTTCCGATTTATCTTTGAGGGTACAGGTGAAATTAGCCACCTTATTTCAAGTTTTCAAAATGATGAGGCGAGTATTTTATGTGCGGTCACCTTATGGGAAGGACTGGATGTGCCTGGACCATCCCTCTCACATGTGATGATCTGGTCATTACCATTCCCTTCAAATGATCCTGTCTTTGCGGCTAAGCGGAAAGATACGCTGTCTCCTTTTGCAGATGTGGACATGCCACACATGCTGCTTCGTTTCAAGCAAGGGATCGGACGGTTGATCCGGACTCGTGAAGATCAAGGAGTCGTGACTATTTTCGGTGAAGAAATGAAGGATATCGCAGTGAAAGAGAAGATCCTTGCGTTGTTACCTCATGGTGTTGAGGTGGAGGAAATAACATTAGATGTGAGTAGACAATAG
- the aspA gene encoding aspartate ammonia-lyase, whose translation MRVEQDFLGTKDVPDEAYYGIQTMRAAENFPITGQRIHPELIRALAMVKKGAAIANMESKRLLPDKGNAIIQAADEIIGGKWFDQFIIDPIQGGAGTSINMNANEVIANRALELIGMKKGSYEDINPNNHVNMAQSTNDSFPSAVHIAVLIMIEKLLATMKDLHKALSDKAEQFDSVIKMGRTHLQDAVPIRLGQEFQAYARVLERDIKRVRNTKDNLLIINMGATAVGTGLNANVHYIQRITEILAELSNFPLEPAHHLVDATQNTDAYTEVSAALKICMLNMSKVANDIRLMASGPRTGLGELILPSRQPGSSIMPGKVNPVMCEVINQIAFQVMGNDHTICLASEAGQLELNVMEPVMVYNLLQSLEIMNQGFRVFREHCIEGIQANIDRCQEYVENSVGIITALNPHLGYEVVSRIAREAIKTGQSVRSLCLLYNVLTEEELNIILDPYQMTNPGIAGEALLQKQ comes from the coding sequence ATGAGAGTAGAACAAGATTTTCTTGGTACTAAAGACGTTCCAGATGAAGCATATTATGGTATCCAGACTATGCGTGCAGCAGAAAACTTTCCAATTACAGGGCAACGTATTCACCCCGAGTTGATCCGTGCCTTGGCCATGGTCAAAAAAGGGGCGGCTATCGCGAACATGGAAAGTAAAAGACTCCTCCCTGACAAAGGTAATGCAATTATCCAGGCAGCAGATGAAATTATAGGAGGTAAATGGTTTGATCAATTTATTATAGATCCCATTCAAGGTGGGGCTGGCACGTCAATCAATATGAATGCCAATGAAGTCATAGCTAATCGCGCCCTTGAGTTAATCGGTATGAAAAAAGGAAGTTATGAAGATATCAATCCAAACAATCATGTTAACATGGCACAGTCCACAAACGACTCCTTCCCATCAGCAGTACATATAGCGGTATTAATCATGATTGAGAAGCTTCTTGCAACAATGAAAGACTTGCATAAAGCACTCAGCGATAAAGCAGAACAGTTTGATAGTGTAATCAAAATGGGACGTACTCACTTGCAGGATGCCGTACCTATCCGTCTGGGACAGGAATTCCAAGCGTATGCGCGTGTTCTAGAGAGAGACATTAAGCGGGTAAGAAATACGAAAGATAATCTACTCATAATTAATATGGGTGCAACAGCCGTCGGTACTGGATTAAATGCAAACGTACACTATATTCAGCGAATTACGGAAATTCTTGCAGAACTAAGTAATTTTCCATTAGAGCCAGCCCATCATCTCGTAGATGCAACACAGAACACGGATGCATATACTGAAGTCTCAGCCGCACTTAAAATCTGCATGTTGAATATGTCGAAGGTAGCCAATGATATCCGGCTGATGGCTTCTGGTCCTCGGACTGGATTAGGAGAGCTTATTCTCCCCTCCCGTCAGCCAGGCTCATCCATTATGCCCGGAAAAGTGAATCCCGTTATGTGTGAGGTCATCAATCAGATTGCTTTTCAAGTCATGGGTAACGATCATACCATTTGCCTGGCATCAGAGGCAGGGCAACTAGAACTTAACGTCATGGAACCCGTTATGGTCTACAACTTATTACAATCCCTCGAAATAATGAATCAAGGCTTTCGGGTTTTCAGGGAGCATTGTATCGAAGGGATCCAGGCGAACATAGACCGATGTCAAGAATATGTGGAGAACAGTGTAGGTATTATTACTGCGCTAAATCCACACCTGGGTTATGAGGTGGTATCACGAATCGCTCGTGAGGCGATCAAGACAGGTCAATCGGTTCGTTCTCTATGTTTACTGTACAATGTCCTTACAGAAGAAGAACTAAACATCATTCTCGATCCTTATCAAATGACGAATCCCGGTATAGCGGGTGAAGCACTCTTGCAGAAACAGTGA